One window of Agromyces rhizosphaerae genomic DNA carries:
- a CDS encoding ROK family transcriptional regulator: protein MTTADQQRSTLIEVPADAAAERPTQAPQLRLDTASVATGFSRALRPSGKRLPEHARRHNRALVLQTLYTAGARSRADVARETGLTRVTVSDLVADLIEEGLVVELGQRESARPGKPATLIDIARDAFQILGVDLSDAQVFRGAVLDLEGAVIERAEVELAGATGEEAIALVIALVDRLAAAASAPVLGVGVGSPGVVDDAGVVRRAPNLGWTGLDLRARIRAAAGVPVHVANDANAAVLAEHATRDGDDDVILVKVGRGVGAGLIVGGRPLIGGDYAAGEIGHVVVGTDGGPACACGKHGCLEAWLAEPRLAAELAAATAAADDDDARAAARDTVLREAGRRLGIVLAPVVGALNLAEVVLSGPAELLDGPLREAAVETLRNRTMADVNRDLRLRMTTHGQDIVLRGAAVMVLSGQLGVS from the coding sequence ATGACCACGGCGGATCAGCAGCGCAGCACCCTCATCGAGGTGCCCGCCGACGCTGCCGCCGAGCGGCCGACGCAGGCCCCGCAGCTGCGGCTCGACACCGCCTCGGTGGCGACCGGCTTCTCCCGCGCGCTCCGCCCCAGCGGCAAGCGGCTCCCCGAGCACGCGCGCCGCCACAACCGGGCGCTCGTGCTCCAGACGCTGTACACGGCGGGGGCACGCAGCCGCGCCGACGTGGCGCGCGAGACGGGCCTGACCCGCGTCACGGTCTCCGACCTCGTGGCCGACCTCATCGAGGAGGGCCTGGTCGTCGAGCTCGGCCAGCGCGAGTCGGCTCGGCCGGGCAAGCCCGCGACCCTCATCGACATCGCCCGCGACGCCTTCCAGATCCTCGGCGTCGACCTCTCCGACGCCCAGGTCTTCCGCGGCGCGGTCCTCGACCTCGAGGGCGCCGTGATCGAGCGCGCCGAGGTGGAGCTCGCCGGCGCGACCGGCGAGGAGGCGATCGCCCTGGTGATCGCCCTCGTCGATCGGCTCGCGGCCGCGGCATCCGCCCCCGTCCTCGGCGTCGGCGTCGGCTCGCCCGGCGTCGTCGACGACGCCGGCGTCGTGCGCCGCGCCCCGAACCTCGGCTGGACCGGCCTCGACCTCCGCGCCCGCATCCGCGCGGCCGCCGGCGTGCCCGTGCACGTCGCCAACGACGCCAACGCCGCGGTGCTCGCCGAGCACGCGACCCGCGACGGCGACGACGACGTGATCCTCGTCAAGGTCGGTCGCGGTGTCGGTGCCGGGCTCATCGTCGGCGGACGCCCGCTCATCGGCGGCGACTACGCCGCGGGCGAGATCGGCCACGTCGTCGTCGGCACCGACGGCGGCCCCGCCTGCGCGTGCGGCAAGCACGGATGCCTCGAGGCCTGGCTGGCCGAGCCGCGCCTCGCCGCCGAGCTGGCGGCCGCGACCGCGGCGGCGGACGACGACGACGCGCGCGCCGCGGCGCGCGACACCGTACTTCGGGAGGCGGGCCGCCGACTCGGCATCGTGCTCGCCCCCGTGGTCGGAGCGCTCAACCTCGCAGAGGTCGTGCTGAGCGGTCCGGCCGAACTGCTTGACGGCCCCTTGCGAGAGGCGGCCGTCGAGACGCTCCGGAACCGGACGATGGCGGACGTGAACCGCGATCTCCGGCTCCGGATGACCACGCACGGGCAGGACATCGTCCTGCGCGGCGCGGCCGTCATGGTCCTCTCCGGCCAACTCGGGGTCTCGTAA
- a CDS encoding heavy metal translocating P-type ATPase — protein sequence MARGIRLVRRYPVVALTLAIGLAGIVLALAGQGWLVAWIFSVYALGVAAWQAVGMLRDLLRGHWGLDVLAVTAIVATVLVGEYVAALIVVLMLTGGEALEDYAGRRAKRELDALLTRAPQHAHRVEGDGFADVPVEEVRPGDVLLVRPSEIVPVDGELRSSEASVDESSITGESVPVDKRTGDGLLSGSVNGPAAIEIAATARAAESQYQQIVALVAEAAASRAPVVRLADRYAVPFTVLSLLLAGVAWWVSGDPVRFAEVLVLATPCPLLIAAPVAFMGGMSRAARNGVIVKGGGVLEQLARARTAVFDKTGTLTHGTPELVGVRPEPGFEADELLGLVASAEQYSSHVLAESMIAAARSRGIALHEAAAAREEATNGVVARIGGREVVVGKFAFVRGHAAGARRTAIEPGELAVYVAVDGAYAGALLARDRVRDEARDTLARLDELGVRHTRMLTGDAQATADHIAAEVGIERVRAECLPADKVQEVAGIAERPVVMVGDGVNDAPVLAAADVGIAMGARGATAASESASAVILVDDLSRTAKAVEIGQDTVRIALQSIWIGIVVSIALMLVATFGVIPATVGALLQEVVDLITILAALRAIGGRRDARADAAADRPQSLREPQH from the coding sequence ATGGCCCGCGGCATCCGTCTCGTCCGGCGCTACCCGGTCGTCGCGCTCACGCTCGCGATCGGGCTCGCGGGCATCGTGCTCGCGCTCGCGGGGCAGGGGTGGCTGGTCGCCTGGATCTTCAGCGTCTACGCGCTGGGCGTCGCGGCATGGCAGGCGGTCGGCATGCTTCGCGACCTCCTGCGCGGGCACTGGGGCCTCGACGTGCTCGCGGTCACCGCGATCGTCGCGACCGTGCTGGTCGGGGAGTACGTGGCGGCGCTCATCGTTGTGCTCATGCTCACGGGCGGTGAGGCCCTGGAGGACTACGCCGGGCGCCGGGCGAAGCGCGAGCTCGACGCGCTGCTGACCCGTGCGCCGCAGCACGCCCATCGCGTCGAGGGCGACGGTTTCGCCGACGTGCCGGTCGAGGAGGTGCGGCCCGGGGACGTGCTGCTCGTGCGGCCGAGCGAGATCGTGCCCGTCGACGGCGAGCTGCGATCGTCGGAGGCGTCGGTGGACGAGTCGTCGATCACCGGCGAGAGCGTGCCGGTCGACAAGCGCACGGGCGACGGGCTGCTGAGCGGCTCGGTGAACGGCCCGGCCGCGATCGAGATCGCGGCGACGGCGCGCGCGGCCGAGAGCCAGTACCAGCAGATCGTGGCGCTCGTCGCCGAGGCGGCCGCCAGCCGGGCCCCGGTCGTGCGGCTCGCCGACCGGTACGCCGTGCCGTTCACGGTGCTCTCGCTCCTGCTCGCCGGCGTCGCCTGGTGGGTCTCGGGCGATCCGGTGCGCTTCGCCGAGGTGCTCGTGCTCGCGACGCCGTGTCCGCTGCTCATCGCGGCCCCCGTCGCGTTCATGGGCGGGATGAGCCGTGCCGCGCGCAACGGCGTGATCGTCAAGGGCGGAGGCGTGCTGGAGCAGCTCGCGCGGGCGCGCACAGCCGTGTTCGACAAGACCGGGACGCTCACGCACGGCACCCCCGAGCTGGTCGGGGTGCGCCCGGAGCCCGGCTTCGAGGCGGACGAGCTGCTCGGCCTCGTGGCATCCGCCGAGCAGTACTCGTCGCACGTGCTCGCCGAGTCGATGATCGCCGCGGCGCGCTCGCGGGGCATCGCGCTGCACGAGGCGGCCGCCGCGCGCGAGGAGGCGACCAACGGCGTCGTCGCGCGCATCGGCGGCCGCGAGGTCGTCGTCGGGAAGTTCGCGTTCGTGCGCGGGCACGCGGCCGGGGCGCGGCGAACGGCCATCGAGCCGGGGGAGCTCGCCGTCTACGTCGCGGTCGACGGCGCCTACGCCGGTGCCCTGCTCGCCCGCGACCGGGTGCGCGACGAGGCCCGGGACACCCTGGCCCGACTCGACGAGCTCGGCGTGCGCCACACGAGGATGCTCACGGGCGACGCGCAGGCGACGGCCGACCACATCGCGGCCGAGGTGGGGATCGAGCGCGTGCGCGCCGAGTGCCTGCCCGCCGACAAGGTGCAGGAGGTCGCCGGCATCGCCGAGCGGCCGGTGGTGATGGTCGGCGACGGCGTGAACGACGCGCCCGTGCTCGCGGCGGCCGACGTCGGCATCGCGATGGGCGCGCGCGGCGCGACGGCGGCGAGCGAGTCCGCGAGCGCGGTCATCCTGGTCGACGACCTGTCGCGCACGGCCAAGGCCGTCGAGATCGGGCAGGACACCGTGCGCATCGCGCTGCAGAGCATCTGGATCGGCATCGTCGTGTCGATCGCCCTGATGCTGGTCGCGACGTTCGGCGTGATCCCCGCGACCGTCGGCGCGCTGCTCCAGGAGGTCGTCGACCTGATCACGATCCTCGCCGCGCTCCGCGCGATCGGCGGACGGCGCGACGCACGGGCCGATGCCGCGGCTGATCGGCCCCAGTCTCTGAGGGAGCCTCAGCACTGA
- a CDS encoding NADP-dependent isocitrate dehydrogenase yields the protein MSKIKVAGTVVELDGDEMTRIIWQAIKDQLIHPYLDIDLEYYDLSIQKRDETDDQITVDAANAIKKHGVGVKCATITPDEARVEEFGLKKMWRSPNGTIRNILGGVIFREPIIISNIPRLVPGWNKPIIVGRHAFGDQYRATDFKFEGEGTLTMTFTPKDGSEPQSFEVFQSPGSGVAMGMYNLDESIKDFARASLNYGLARDYPVYLSTKNTILKAYDGRFKDLFQEVFDAEFKEKFEAAGLTYEHRLIDDMVAASLKWEGGYVWACKNYDGDVQSDTVAQGFGSLGLMTSVLATPDGKVVEAEAAHGTVTRHYRQHQQGKPTSTNPIASIYAWTRGLAHRGTLDGNQELIDFSHTLEDVVIKTVESGAMTKDLALLVGGDQPYQTTEEFLSTLAANLEARLA from the coding sequence TTGAGCAAGATCAAGGTTGCAGGCACCGTCGTCGAACTCGACGGCGACGAGATGACCCGGATCATCTGGCAGGCCATCAAGGACCAGCTGATCCACCCGTACCTCGACATCGACCTCGAGTACTACGACCTCTCGATCCAGAAGCGCGACGAGACCGACGACCAGATCACGGTCGACGCCGCCAACGCCATCAAGAAGCACGGCGTCGGCGTCAAGTGCGCGACGATCACGCCCGACGAGGCGCGCGTCGAGGAGTTCGGCCTGAAGAAGATGTGGCGCTCGCCGAACGGCACGATCCGCAACATCCTCGGCGGCGTCATCTTCCGCGAGCCGATCATCATCTCGAACATCCCGCGGCTCGTGCCGGGCTGGAACAAGCCGATCATCGTCGGCCGCCACGCGTTCGGCGACCAGTACCGCGCCACCGACTTCAAGTTCGAGGGCGAGGGCACCCTCACCATGACGTTCACCCCGAAGGACGGCTCCGAGCCGCAGTCCTTCGAGGTCTTCCAGTCGCCGGGCTCCGGCGTCGCCATGGGCATGTACAACCTCGACGAGTCGATCAAGGACTTCGCGCGCGCCTCGCTGAACTACGGCCTCGCCCGCGACTACCCGGTCTACCTCTCGACCAAGAACACGATCCTGAAGGCCTACGACGGCCGCTTCAAGGACCTCTTCCAGGAGGTCTTCGACGCCGAGTTCAAGGAGAAGTTCGAGGCGGCCGGCCTCACCTACGAGCACCGCCTCATCGACGACATGGTCGCGGCGAGCCTCAAGTGGGAGGGCGGCTACGTCTGGGCCTGCAAGAACTACGACGGCGACGTGCAGTCCGACACCGTCGCGCAGGGCTTCGGCTCGCTCGGCCTCATGACCAGCGTGCTCGCCACGCCGGACGGCAAGGTCGTCGAGGCAGAGGCGGCGCACGGCACCGTGACCCGCCACTACCGCCAGCACCAGCAGGGCAAGCCCACCTCGACCAACCCGATCGCCTCGATCTACGCCTGGACGCGCGGCCTCGCGCACCGCGGCACGCTCGACGGCAACCAGGAGCTGATCGACTTCTCGCACACGCTCGAGGACGTCGTCATCAAGACGGTCGAGTCCGGCGCCATGACGAAGGACCTCGCGCTCCTCGTCGGCGGCGACCAGCCGTACCAGACCACCGAGGAGTTCCTCTCGACCCTCGCGGCGAACCTCGAGGCGCGCCTGGCGTAG
- a CDS encoding MGMT family protein, giving the protein MADASGSPSTPGGFGERVLELVAEIPPGRVLTYGDVAALLGSRGARAVGTVMARSGHLVPWWRVLRAGGHPPTGHAERALAHYRDEGTPLRPAATDAAYRVDLARARWRP; this is encoded by the coding sequence ATGGCGGATGCCTCGGGATCGCCCTCGACCCCCGGCGGCTTCGGCGAGCGCGTGCTCGAGCTCGTCGCCGAGATCCCGCCGGGCCGCGTGCTGACCTACGGCGACGTCGCCGCGCTGCTCGGCTCCCGCGGGGCCCGGGCGGTCGGCACCGTGATGGCGCGCTCGGGGCACCTCGTCCCCTGGTGGCGCGTGCTGCGCGCGGGCGGGCACCCGCCGACCGGCCACGCGGAGCGGGCGCTCGCGCACTACCGCGACGAGGGCACCCCGCTGCGGCCGGCGGCGACGGACGCCGCCTACCGGGTCGACCTCGCGCGCGCGAGGTGGCGGCCGTAG
- a CDS encoding S8 family peptidase, protein MTGATGFVDLTDFADGRYIVTLKAPAVAAYEGGEPGLKATKPGKGTAFDADSPAAKAYAKHLESSQDDAADSVGAEVDTHYTTALNGFAAELTAEQAAELAATPGVVGIEADELRKLTATPSTEFLGLGAGAAGAGGVWDAIGGRDAAGEGVVVGVLDTGIAPENASFAGAALGTTPGDEPYLDGDAIVFEKADGGTFTGVCVEGEQFAASDCSTKVIGARHYVDGFGADRIGDASIGEYLSPRDGDGHGSHTASTAAGEYVGAVSVGSSTFDGVVGVAPAAKIAAYKVCWSGPDPASQNDDGCATSDLLSAIDDAVADGVDVINFSIGGGAATTSISATDVAFLGAAAAGVFVSASAGNSGPGASTLDHASPWITTVAATTIPSYEATLTLGDGSLYAGGSVTVPAAGLADVPLVRADQIPAAGVSAADALLCGIGTLDPAGAAGKVVYCDRGAHARVDKSLEVSNAGGVGMIMANPSPNSIDLDLHSVPTIHIADTVREPVFEYAATSGATVSFETGHVEGALPATPPAPQIAGFSSRGPALAEDSDVLKPDIAAPGVAILAASANAEGADGTYAFLSGTSMAAPHIAGLAALYLGVHPEASPMEVKSAMMTTAYDLVDAAGDPVSDVFAQGAGHVDPTSFLEPGLVYESDLLDWFDYVEGSGYDVGGWDTSVDPSDLNQASISVGSLAGTQTVTRTVRAMEAGTYAASVEGLAGVDVSIEPSSLTLAAGEEATFAVTFLRTDAALERWVTGSVTWTSGATEVRSPVAVKPVAVAAPGSLVADVKRGAFDVTVVGGLDGSIPLEFHGLAEGELLAQHQAKRGTSATGSAGEAFQWIVELPEGVSLQRWDLVNTGSPEDLDLYVYKMASETGPLTALWYSATGATDERVDLADPASGYYLVIADVYSGSDVSFALTSYSVMPDGDGHVALDPDELALAIGEESTFELSWKALNPRRSYLGLVEYGDTGVTTVVEVAP, encoded by the coding sequence GTGACCGGGGCCACGGGCTTCGTCGACCTGACGGACTTCGCGGACGGGCGGTACATCGTCACGCTGAAGGCCCCGGCCGTCGCCGCCTACGAGGGCGGCGAGCCCGGGCTGAAGGCGACCAAGCCGGGCAAGGGCACGGCGTTCGACGCCGACTCGCCCGCTGCGAAGGCGTACGCGAAGCACCTCGAGTCCTCGCAGGACGATGCGGCCGACTCGGTCGGCGCCGAGGTCGACACCCACTACACCACCGCGCTCAACGGGTTCGCCGCCGAGCTCACGGCGGAGCAGGCGGCCGAGCTGGCGGCGACGCCGGGCGTCGTCGGCATCGAGGCGGACGAGCTGCGCAAGCTCACGGCGACGCCGTCGACGGAGTTCCTCGGGCTCGGTGCGGGCGCGGCCGGCGCCGGCGGCGTCTGGGACGCGATCGGCGGGCGCGACGCCGCTGGCGAGGGCGTCGTCGTCGGCGTGCTCGACACCGGCATCGCCCCCGAGAACGCCTCCTTCGCTGGCGCCGCGCTCGGCACGACGCCGGGTGACGAGCCGTACCTCGACGGCGACGCGATCGTGTTCGAGAAGGCAGACGGCGGCACCTTCACGGGTGTCTGCGTCGAGGGCGAGCAGTTCGCGGCGAGCGACTGCTCGACCAAGGTGATCGGCGCGCGCCACTACGTGGACGGCTTCGGCGCCGACCGCATCGGCGACGCGAGCATCGGCGAGTACCTCTCGCCGCGCGACGGCGACGGACACGGCTCGCACACGGCCAGCACGGCCGCGGGCGAGTACGTGGGCGCGGTCTCGGTCGGCTCGAGCACCTTCGACGGTGTCGTGGGCGTCGCGCCGGCGGCGAAGATCGCCGCCTACAAGGTCTGCTGGTCGGGCCCCGACCCGGCGTCGCAGAACGACGACGGCTGCGCCACCTCCGACCTGCTCTCGGCGATCGACGACGCGGTCGCCGATGGGGTCGACGTGATCAACTTCTCGATCGGCGGCGGTGCCGCGACGACCTCGATCTCGGCGACCGACGTCGCGTTCCTGGGCGCCGCGGCTGCGGGCGTGTTCGTCTCCGCCTCGGCCGGCAACTCGGGCCCGGGTGCCTCGACGCTCGACCACGCCTCGCCGTGGATCACCACGGTGGCCGCGACCACCATCCCCAGCTACGAGGCCACCCTCACGCTGGGCGACGGCTCGCTCTACGCCGGTGGGTCGGTCACGGTTCCCGCCGCCGGGCTCGCGGACGTGCCGCTCGTGCGGGCCGACCAGATCCCGGCCGCGGGCGTGAGCGCCGCCGACGCGCTGCTCTGCGGCATCGGCACGCTCGACCCGGCCGGTGCCGCCGGCAAGGTCGTGTACTGCGACCGCGGTGCGCACGCTCGTGTCGACAAGTCGCTCGAGGTGTCGAACGCTGGCGGCGTCGGCATGATCATGGCGAACCCCTCGCCGAACTCGATCGACCTCGACCTGCACTCGGTGCCGACGATCCACATCGCCGACACCGTGCGCGAGCCCGTCTTCGAGTACGCGGCCACCTCGGGCGCGACCGTCTCCTTCGAGACCGGGCACGTCGAGGGTGCGCTGCCGGCCACCCCGCCTGCGCCGCAGATCGCCGGCTTCAGCTCCCGCGGCCCGGCCCTCGCGGAGGACAGCGACGTGCTGAAGCCCGACATCGCCGCCCCCGGCGTCGCGATCCTCGCGGCGAGCGCGAACGCCGAGGGTGCCGACGGTACCTACGCGTTCCTGTCGGGAACGTCGATGGCCGCCCCGCACATCGCGGGCCTCGCCGCGCTGTACCTGGGCGTGCACCCCGAGGCGAGCCCGATGGAGGTCAAGTCGGCGATGATGACCACGGCGTACGACCTCGTCGACGCCGCGGGCGACCCGGTCTCCGACGTGTTCGCGCAGGGTGCGGGTCACGTCGACCCGACGTCGTTCCTCGAGCCGGGCCTCGTCTACGAGAGCGACCTGCTCGACTGGTTCGACTACGTCGAGGGCTCCGGCTACGACGTCGGCGGCTGGGACACGTCGGTCGACCCGTCCGACCTCAACCAGGCGTCGATCTCGGTGGGCTCGCTCGCGGGAACGCAGACCGTCACCCGCACGGTCCGCGCGATGGAGGCGGGCACCTACGCGGCGTCCGTCGAGGGCCTGGCTGGCGTGGACGTGTCGATCGAGCCGTCGTCGCTCACCCTCGCGGCCGGGGAGGAGGCCACCTTCGCCGTGACCTTCCTCCGCACCGACGCGGCACTCGAGCGCTGGGTCACCGGTTCGGTGACCTGGACCTCGGGTGCGACCGAGGTGCGCAGCCCGGTCGCGGTGAAGCCGGTCGCGGTGGCCGCCCCCGGTTCGCTCGTCGCCGACGTCAAGCGCGGTGCGTTCGACGTCACGGTGGTCGGCGGGCTCGACGGGAGCATCCCGCTCGAGTTCCACGGCCTCGCCGAGGGTGAGCTGCTCGCCCAGCACCAGGCCAAGCGCGGCACCTCGGCGACCGGCAGCGCCGGTGAGGCGTTCCAGTGGATCGTGGAGCTGCCCGAGGGCGTCTCGCTGCAGCGCTGGGACCTGGTGAACACCGGCTCGCCGGAGGACCTCGACCTCTACGTCTACAAGATGGCGAGCGAGACCGGTCCGCTGACAGCGCTCTGGTACTCGGCGACGGGTGCCACGGACGAGCGAGTCGACCTCGCCGACCCGGCATCCGGCTATTACCTGGTGATCGCCGACGTGTACTCGGGATCCGACGTGTCGTTCGCGCTCACGTCGTACTCGGTGATGCCCGACGGTGACGGCCACGTGGCTCTCGACCCGGACGAGCTCGCGCTCGCCATCGGGGAGGAGAGCACGTTCGAGCTGTCGTGGAAGGCGCTCAACCCGCGCCGCTCGTACCTCGGCCTCGTCGAGTACGGCGACACGGGCGTGACGACCGTCGTCGAGGTCGCGCCCTAG
- a CDS encoding sensor histidine kinase, which translates to MPASPAAVRSRITRRSLVIVGVIAASLAMSIGGYLATPPDERFDPSYATLHAIVPLVFAICAAIAWRLDVAPSAARLMAVFPLLWIPQTIYNVIAPLGWLWPVVRGVDLLWGVLAGVLVLIYPRGTFDDNTDRAIAYSAFAVSAVNFAAVLLLAVPDAVPCDCAPNAYSFLDAPTAFAIIDAGFRLFGGALVVVVAVRMLLRWMRGSVPARTIVFLMPVALLAWATTLAIQVVSYAVDTAFDEVAATISLIAIATIPVCFVAGIAHARNLRARVADLMRITRESADRTLWEESLARTLRDPSVRVYWWDDRDGAYTDAAGEPLDVGDGGGAGMLPITSPSGARLALIRHDLALTDNTRLLDGVSSALRLSVDNGRLRSQVEATLAQVRESRERLVRASLDTRRRIERDLHDGAQQRIVALGLQLRVLADRASAAGEGDLAARAEEAITESGVALRELRELAHGIHPSLLSAGGLALAVPELAGRCPVPTEIDVRVGRLPEVIESTVYFVLSESLANMAKHAKATRSWVSVEVVTMEADVDDGDPEADRADDAEAAVAQSEGEAVRLVVRDDGVGGVDPRGTGILGMADRVEAVGGTFALDSPAGGGTRICVDLPLGAVDPAGDVVAAVPMPEAEPAAAE; encoded by the coding sequence ATGCCGGCGAGTCCCGCCGCGGTCCGCTCGCGGATCACCCGCAGGTCGCTCGTGATCGTCGGGGTGATCGCCGCGAGCCTGGCGATGTCGATCGGCGGGTACCTCGCGACGCCGCCCGACGAGCGCTTCGACCCGAGCTACGCGACGCTGCACGCCATCGTGCCGCTCGTGTTCGCGATCTGCGCCGCGATCGCGTGGCGACTCGACGTCGCGCCGTCCGCGGCGCGGCTGATGGCGGTCTTCCCGCTGCTGTGGATCCCGCAGACCATCTACAACGTGATCGCGCCGCTCGGCTGGCTCTGGCCGGTGGTGCGCGGCGTCGACCTGCTCTGGGGCGTGCTCGCGGGCGTGCTCGTGCTGATCTACCCGCGCGGCACGTTCGACGACAACACCGACCGGGCCATCGCGTACTCGGCGTTCGCCGTGTCGGCGGTGAACTTCGCCGCGGTGCTGCTGCTCGCGGTGCCCGACGCGGTGCCGTGCGACTGCGCACCCAACGCCTATTCCTTCCTCGACGCGCCGACCGCCTTCGCGATCATCGACGCCGGGTTCCGGCTGTTCGGCGGCGCCCTCGTGGTGGTCGTCGCGGTGCGGATGCTGCTGCGCTGGATGCGCGGCAGCGTACCCGCCCGCACGATCGTGTTCCTCATGCCGGTCGCGCTGCTCGCGTGGGCGACCACGCTCGCGATCCAGGTCGTCAGCTATGCGGTCGACACCGCCTTCGACGAGGTCGCCGCGACCATCTCGCTCATCGCGATCGCGACCATCCCGGTCTGCTTCGTCGCCGGCATCGCGCACGCCCGCAACCTGCGCGCACGCGTCGCCGACCTCATGCGCATCACCCGCGAGAGCGCCGACCGCACGCTCTGGGAGGAGTCGCTCGCCCGCACGCTTCGCGACCCGTCGGTGCGCGTCTACTGGTGGGACGACCGCGACGGCGCCTACACGGATGCCGCGGGCGAGCCGCTCGACGTCGGCGACGGCGGCGGCGCGGGCATGCTGCCGATCACCTCGCCCTCGGGCGCGCGGCTCGCGCTGATCCGGCACGACCTCGCGCTCACCGACAACACGCGACTGCTCGACGGCGTCTCCAGCGCGCTGCGCCTGTCGGTCGACAACGGCCGGCTGCGTTCGCAGGTCGAGGCGACCCTGGCGCAGGTGCGCGAGTCCCGCGAGCGACTCGTGCGCGCGAGCCTCGACACGCGCCGCCGCATCGAGCGCGACCTGCACGACGGCGCGCAGCAGCGGATCGTCGCCCTCGGCCTGCAGCTGCGCGTGCTCGCGGACCGCGCCTCGGCGGCCGGGGAGGGCGACCTCGCCGCGCGCGCGGAGGAGGCGATCACCGAGTCGGGCGTCGCGCTGCGCGAGCTGCGCGAGCTGGCCCACGGCATCCACCCGAGCCTGCTCTCCGCGGGCGGCCTCGCGCTGGCGGTCCCGGAGCTCGCCGGTCGATGCCCGGTGCCCACCGAGATCGACGTGCGGGTCGGCCGCCTGCCCGAGGTGATCGAGTCCACGGTGTACTTCGTGCTCTCGGAGAGCCTCGCCAACATGGCCAAGCACGCGAAGGCGACCCGCAGCTGGGTCTCCGTCGAGGTCGTGACCATGGAGGCCGACGTCGACGACGGCGACCCCGAGGCCGATCGTGCGGACGACGCCGAGGCCGCCGTCGCGCAGTCGGAGGGGGAGGCCGTGCGGCTCGTCGTGCGCGACGACGGCGTGGGCGGCGTCGACCCGCGCGGCACCGGGATCCTCGGCATGGCCGACCGCGTCGAGGCGGTCGGGGGCACCTTCGCGCTCGACAGCCCGGCCGGCGGCGGCACGAGGATCTGCGTCGACCTGCCGCTCGGCGCCGTGGACCCGGCCGGGGATGTGGTCGCGGCCGTTCCGATGCCCGAGGCGGAACCCGCCGCGGCCGAGTAG
- a CDS encoding GNAT family N-acetyltransferase encodes MGDLRLEELSASNVVAANGLSLKPGQEQFVAPVTYSAETTVVNPATTWQRVVLQGDRVVGFIHGNFDPDEAREEFRACLWRINVDADVQGKGVGRFLAEALAAEAKARGFDHVTVMWEPGEQGPGEFFHRIGFRDVGESEYGDVIGTLQL; translated from the coding sequence ATGGGTGATCTGCGTCTGGAAGAGTTGTCGGCCTCGAACGTGGTGGCCGCGAACGGCCTGTCGCTGAAGCCCGGTCAGGAGCAGTTCGTCGCTCCCGTCACCTACTCGGCCGAGACCACGGTCGTGAACCCCGCGACCACGTGGCAGCGCGTGGTGCTGCAGGGCGACCGCGTCGTCGGGTTCATCCACGGCAACTTCGACCCCGACGAGGCGCGCGAGGAGTTCCGCGCGTGCCTGTGGCGCATCAACGTCGATGCGGACGTGCAGGGCAAGGGCGTCGGCCGGTTCCTCGCCGAGGCGCTCGCCGCGGAGGCGAAGGCCCGCGGCTTCGACCACGTCACCGTGATGTGGGAGCCGGGCGAGCAGGGGCCGGGCGAGTTCTTCCACCGGATCGGCTTCCGCGACGTCGGCGAGTCGGAGTACGGCGACGTGATCGGCACCCTCCAGCTCTGA
- a CDS encoding response regulator, translating to MDPHHDEAPTLRVAIADDALLLREGIEKVLADAGMEIVASVGTAPELLAVINANELDAAVLDIRMPPDYSDEGVSALERIREAGSKIGVLLLSMYATPEYAVRVMGAGAGTGYLLKDRVSEPQSLVRAVQTVASGGSVVDPEVVSKLVSRSRADDPIARLTPRERSVLELMAEGRSNAGIAQELFLGVKTVETHVRSILQKLDLEESPEHHRRVLAVLMLLGSR from the coding sequence ATGGACCCGCACCACGATGAGGCGCCGACGCTCCGCGTGGCGATCGCCGACGATGCGCTGCTGCTGCGCGAGGGCATCGAGAAGGTGCTGGCGGATGCCGGCATGGAGATCGTCGCCTCGGTCGGCACGGCCCCCGAGCTGCTCGCCGTGATCAACGCGAACGAGCTCGACGCCGCAGTCCTCGACATCCGGATGCCTCCCGACTACTCCGACGAGGGCGTGAGCGCGCTCGAGCGCATCCGCGAGGCGGGCTCGAAGATCGGCGTGCTGCTGCTGTCGATGTACGCGACCCCCGAGTACGCGGTGCGCGTGATGGGCGCGGGCGCCGGCACCGGGTACCTCCTGAAGGACCGGGTGTCCGAACCGCAGTCCCTCGTGCGGGCGGTGCAGACCGTGGCATCCGGCGGCTCGGTCGTCGACCCCGAGGTCGTCTCGAAGCTGGTCTCGCGCTCGCGCGCCGACGACCCGATCGCCAGGCTCACGCCGCGCGAGCGCTCGGTGCTCGAGCTCATGGCCGAGGGTCGGTCGAACGCCGGCATCGCGCAGGAGCTCTTCCTGGGCGTCAAGACGGTCGAGACGCACGTGCGCAGCATCCTGCAGAAGCTCGACCTCGAGGAGTCCCCCGAGCATCACCGGCGCGTGCTCGCCGTGCTCATGCTGCTCGGGTCCCGGTGA